DNA from Corynebacterium aurimucosum ATCC 700975:
CAGCATGGGCTTAATCATGTTGCCGGCATCCATGGAACCTTCACCGGTGGCGCCAGCGCCGACGATGGTGTGCAGCTCATCGATGAAGGTGATGATCTGTCCATCGGAAGCCTTAATCTCATCGAGCACGGCCTTGAGGCGCTCCTCGAACTCGCCGCGGTACTTCGCGCCGGCGACCATGGAACCGAGATCCAGGCTCAGCAGCGTCTTGCCCTTGAGGGATTCCGGTACGTCACCCGCCACGATGCGGCGGGCCAAGCCCTCCACGATGGCGGTCTTACCCACGCCGGGCTCACCGATGAGCACCGGGTTATTCTTCGTGCGGCGGCTAAGAACCTGGACCACGCGGCGGATCTCCTGATCGCGGCCGATTACCGGGTCAATCTTGCCCTCGCGGGCACGGGCGGTGAGGTCCGTGGCGTACTTCTCCAGAGTCTGGAACTGCTCCTCGGGGTTCTCCGAGGTCACCCTGGCTGCACCACGCACGGAGGGGAAAGCGCCCTTGAGCGCGTCGTAAGTGGCACCCCGGGAGGTCAGCAGCTCCGCGGCATCCGTCTTCGAGCCCGCAATAGCTGCAAGCAAAACCTCGGTGGAGACGTACTCATCACCAAGCTCGCCGGCCAGCTCCTGGGCGCGGGTGAGGACGTTGAGGGCGTCGCGGTTAAAGTTCGGGTTCGCCATGTTGGCACCCTCGGCCTTGGGGAGGGCGTCGATAAGCTGGCGCGCCTCCTTCAGCACCGTATCTGGGTCCACGCCGGTGGCCTTGAGCACCGGGGCGGCAATGCCGTCCTGCTGCTCGAGGATGGCTGCTAAGAGGTGTGCCGGGCGGATGTCCGGGTTACCGTTGGCGGAAGCCGTCTGCAGTGCTTGCTGCAGGGCCTCCTGAGTTTTAGTGGTGGGGTTAAAAGAACTCATTGTTGTGTTTCTCCGTTTCTACTATTTATCCAAACCTCCCTGCGGCTACAGCAGGGAAGGTAGCTTCACTGTCTATAACGCTACAGAACTTGAGTCTGTTCCACTCAACTAGAAGTTTTTTTAAACCAACCACCCCCGACCGGGTTGATAGGGCTTCACTCAAGTTTTTCTTCTGCCCGCTTGGCAGGCCATAGGCATAAGAAAACCAGCCCCACCGCCCTGCTGGGTGCAACGGTGCGGAGGGGCCGGTGCCTTAAATGCTTAAGCCGACTGAGAGGCTTGTGGTTGCTCCTCTGGAAGGTCGTAGGAAAAGGAAGCGAGAACCACGGCCGTGACAAAGCAATAGAGGGACCACTTCTGTTCGAGGTCGATATCTCGAAACTCACCCATCGACGCCAGGTGGCACATGCCGTCAGCGCCAGCCCACAGGGTGAGGTTCTTGATGTAGACCAAGCGGTCCTCCGGCGCATAGCCGGCCTCTCGCAGCGCCTCACGGGCAAACCGCATCAGCAGCGCGAAGGACTCACCCATCTGGGTTTGCTCCTCACCGTCCTCACTCAACGGCACCACGGAGCCGGAGGCAGCAGCAATGCAGGCGCTATAGCGTTCGGGGAAGGTCACCGCATAGTGGAAATAGGCCACCGCAACGCACAGGAGCTTGTCGACGGCCGATGCACCCTCCGGCAGCCGCTCCAGCAGGTAGAGACTGTGGGCTTCAAGCTCGCGGTCGGTTTCCCACTCAACGGATTCACGCAACACGAAGTCATTGTCCACCAGCGAAGCAACGAAAACATCGGAGACACCGAAATACTCGGCCACGTTCTCAATGGTCACGCACTGCAGCCCTTCCCGCGCTGCCAGCTGGATGGCACGTTCCTTAACAGCCATGCGTGCCCGCTCTGTGGAAAGTTCCTGCACGTCCTCAATCGCAGAGATGTCCAACGAAATATCGCGGTCCGGAACAAACCCGGCGAGCAACGCGCGGTACTCCTGCATCGGGCTACGCACATCCGGAATCTCCAAGAACTCCGCAGCCTTGAACAGGGTTCCAATGAGTGCTTTACATACCTCACGGAGGTTAAAGCGTCGCACCACCGAGTGCTGGTGCCGCAGCACACCCAAAACACTCAGGTGCGCCATACCGTGGACGGTAGCCAAGGTGGCCGCGCTCAGCCGCGCCACCGTTTGAAAGCACACATCGCTTCCTACCTTAAGCTTCTCCTCGGCCGCGATGAGCGAGATGTTTTCATAGATCAGGTCCAAGGTGCGATTGTGGGATAAGTTTCCCTGCAAAAGAGCACGCCATTCATCCTCGGAGACATAGGCCTTCTTCTCAAAGAGGTAGCGGAACAGCTCCGGCTCACGTTCGGCGTACTCGTAGTAGGCCTCAGTAAAAGTGGTCAGCTTAGTAAAAAGATCGGCGTAACCAAGAGCAGCGTCGAGCGTTTCCTCGAGGAACTTAACTTTCCGGTCAGTTACGTAATCAGGAAGCGCGTGCACGATTGCCTCGCGATCAGGAAATTCCGCGCGTACCTCAGCGACGGGAAGCTCCGCCAGCTTGGCCACGGATTCCATGGTAATAGCCTCATCGCCCTCGGCTGCTCCGATATGAAGCGCAGACTCGAGGATGACCTCACGAGGTGAGCCTTCATAAAGAATATGCATATGGATTCCTAAGATTGCGCTGCCGACGAAAGAATAAAAAGAAAGAATGGGAGAGCGCCACGCTAACAACTTCCTGAATTTTATCCCCATTCTTGGTTAAAGAGCAATGTGTTTACTAGGCACTGACTCCCGTAATGCGGGCCACCCTGTGAACGAAAAACCCCCAGGCCACGGCCTGGGGGTTTCACGCGGGAAAGGTCAGCGTCTACTTCTCTGAGCCGACGTGTCCGATGCCTTCCTTGAAGATGGTGCCGCGCGGCGGCATCATTCCCGTGAACTTGAAGACGAGGTAGATAACCACCGCGATGCCCAGGGAGATCCAGCCGAAGCCAGCGGTGAAGCCGTACATGACGGCCAGCGGCGCGATGATGGTCCAGGAAATCTCGAAAGGACCGAAGCCGATGTAGGCCATGCCGTACTCCGACAGGGTGCCGGACTTGAGCTTCGGATCGACGATCTTGAGGATCGCAATACCGGTGGCCACGGTAGCCGTCGCCCAGCCCCAGCCGAAGATGCCGCGCTCGATCCAGCGCTCGCCGAAGAACTCGGCGGGGAACCACATGAGGAAGAAGATGCAGTAGATGGTACCCAGGACAAAGAGCAGGAGAAGAGCCTGCCAGTAGGCCGCGACGGCAGCCGGCACGATGGCCGCCACACCGAAGGCAATGAGGTAGTCGGTGGCCGCACCGGACACCGAGCTCACAGTGTCCTTGTCCAGGTAATCCTTGGCGCCCACCATGTTCATCACCGCACGGAAGAGCAGACCCACGACCATAGACATAGCGAACAGCGGGATGGACACGTTCTCCCACACAGAGGAGATTCCCTTGTTGATGCCATAAGCGGTCATCACGGTCAAAGCGATAAAGCCAACGTGCAGGGTGATGGGCTCGATGGCAGAGGGGTTCGTCGTGGCACGGCCCAGGGAAGGACGATCCTCCAGGCGCGAGATGTAGCCGCGGCGCAGTTCCTCCGGAAGCTGCTTCGGCACATGCGAAACCTTGCCCTTACGGATGCCCCAGTTACCGGCGACGATACCGCCAATGATGGCGGCCAGCGTACCCACGGTGGCGGAGGTAAAGCCCAAGGAGGACGCCGCCTCAGCACCCACACCTTCCAAGGCACTGCCGACAGCCGCCGCGGTACCGAAGCCACCCGTGAAGCCAACGGGCAGCATCATGCCGAACCAGTCCGGGGTATCAAAGGTTGGCTTGAACAGGAGAAGACCCAAAACGATGAACAGGCCCCACTGGCCGGTGAACATCATGGTGGAATAGCCCCACATGTTGCGGGCGCCTTTGCCCATATTGCCGCCCATCTCCATGGAGAAGGCCATGGAGGCGAAGACCACAGCGATGAGCAGTGAGGTGTAATCGCCGAGGTTGTCGGAGAAACCGATCCAACCCAAGACATTAGGGCCTAAGAGCAAGCCGAGTAGGCCTGCCGTGATGGGGGCAGGCAAGAGCAAGTCCTGGAACACGAACTTGATCTGGTGGCGCAGAACGTTGCCGATAACCATGAGCAAAGAAATCCAGCCCACGTCGGTCATGATTGTGAACGCAGAGAATTCTTCCATGCGAAAACTTCCTTCCATGCCGCACTCGGCGGCGTCCTTGAGACGAGACTCACCCTCTTTCGGGAAATGAACCGTTGATTACACTACAACCCCCTTCCCGCTTTTCCACCCCTGGCATATACCCCGAGGGTGATGTGGCTCTACCCCCAAGGGCTAGGATGGGCGGGCATGAGGGAACTGGGTGAGCACCTACGCAAGCACGCGGAAGACTATCGCGACGCAGTACACGGGCACTTTTTCGCCACCGTGGCCGAGTCCCGCCAAGTCTTTGCTCTGTCAATGAAGGACACGCACCCCTCCATGGCCCCGGCGCTCGCGTGGGTGCTGGAAAATATGGAGGACGGTGAGGTTCGGGGGGATGTGGCCAAGCGCCTGGCACGCATGGGCCGCGATCATCGCCGCCACGGTTTCCCTCCCGAGATCTATCCGAAATTTGAGACATCGTTGGTGCACGGGCTTCAGGTGCTGGGGCTCACCCCGTATCAGTACGACGTCGCCACGCGCACCATTTCCCACGTGTGTTCCATCATGCGCAGCGCCGCCCAAGAGGCGGATGTCGCCGGCCTTCCCCCTGCTCACAGCGCCCAGGTGGTGGCGGTGGAGAAGCCCAACCGGAACACCGCTGTGGTCCGGCTGGAATCCGGTATGGCGCTGGACTACCGCGCGGGTCAGCACGTGCCGGTGACCTCGCAGCTCACGCCGGGAACCTGGCGCCCGTTGACCCCGGCCGCTCCTGCTGATGATTCCGGGCAACTGATTTTCCACCTCGCGCTGGCCGGTGAGGCCTCCTCCATGCTGGCCAAGGCGCAACCGGGTGATTGGTGGACGCTGGGCATGCCCGCCGGTGAGCCGCCGCAACTCGACTCCGACACCACACTGATTTCCTTCGGCACCGGGTGGGCGGGCGCCCGGGCGCTGCTTCTCGACGCCCTGGAGAACACCCTCCCCTCCGGTCTCCAGGTCTATGCCGTAGCCCCTTCGCCGGGCGAGCACTATGACACGGAATTTCAGGCCAACCTGCAGGCTTTGCTTCCAGAGCTGAAGCTGCGCCACATCGTGCGGGAGGGCCAGGACCCTTGGCTGCTGGGTGCGCAGCCGGCGGCCCACGGGTTTATGCCCGTGGTGGCCAACGAGCCGATGGAACCGGTGCTCGCTGAGGGGACCGACCGCCGCTTTGTGCTCATCGGTCCGGCCGACCGCGTGGAGCTAGCGCGCGCAGCCTTGCTCGCGGGCGGCGTCGCGGAGGAAGCTATCACCACGGATAGCTGGCAGCGTGGCCACGAGTGGGCGGCCTCCGCCGCGGAGCTCGACGGCTGGGGCGATGATTGGGAAGCCTGGGCGGCGTGGAAGAAATCCCAATGGGCATAAGCGCCAAAAGCGCTTATACGTGGAAAAAGAGCTTAGGAGTCCAGGACGGGGAGGGATTCGCGGACCTTCGCCACGGCGTCTGGGTCCACCTCGCCGTAGAGGATTTCCGGCTCATAGCCGGCTTCGGCAAGGCGTGTTCCATCCGGTCCGACGAGGACGGAGTGCCCAATGCCGGTGGGACCGGAGGCCTCCCCTGCCTTCGTCTCACCACCGGGGCGAGCCTGGCCTGCGGCCAGAATATAGGCCGTGGAATCAAGCGCGCGTGCCGCGCTGAGCAAGCGCCACTGCTCCAGCTTGCCCGGGCCATCCGCCCAACTGGTGGGCACGACGATGAGCTGAGCACCCTGGCGGGCAAGCTCCTTGAACTGTTCGGGGAAGCGGATGTCATAGCAGGTGGCGACGCCCACGGTGAGGTCACCGGCATCGAAAGCAACGAGTGACTCACCCGGCCGGACGGTATCGGATTCCTTGTACTTGAAAGCGTCGTAAGTGTGGATTTTTTCGTAGCCGCCGAGAACACCAGGCCCGGCAATGAGCGCAACGTTGGCCACGCGGTTGATGGTCTTCTCTCCACGCTGAACGGTATCTGCTGGGGCAAACATGCCCAGCACCACGTAGACGCCGAGTTCTTCTGCCAGCGCGCGCACGGCGGTGGCGGTGGGGCCATCGAGCCCTTCCGCGTTCGTATCGAGGCGCCCAGAGTCGAAGCTCTGGGTGGTAGCTTCTGGCAGGACGATGAGCTGCGCGCCGTTGTCTGCGGCTTCCCGGATCTTGTCGAGTGCAACGGCGAGGTTCTCCTCGACGTTTCCGGTACTGGTCAATTGAACTGCTGCTACCTTCATGCGGCCCACGGTAGACGAGCCCGGACTAGTTATCCACAGATTTCGTGGATTCGCGGTTGCCGCTCTTTACGGCGCTAGGACAGTTGGCGCAGGCTCGATGCTATGAACCACCTCGACATCGACCAAGCTGCCCTTCCACAGATCCGCTCCCTCTTCGACCATGCCTCCCCCACTGTCTCCCCTTCCTTGCTAGAGCCTCCTCGCACGGCCCGCGCGCTAGCTCTCCTCGGCGCGCGTTGGGAGGATGCGCGAAGGGCCAGCGAAAGGTCTCGGAAGGCACGTTTAGAAGAGCTAGAGAGTTTCGTGGGCGTGACCCAAGGTTTTGATTCTGAGCTTTCCGCACGGCTGGAGGGAAGTGAATGAGCGCGTCAGCGGCACTGCGCGCGGAGGCTGAGCGGATGGAAAATTCCGCGTCTGAACTTGAGGTTTATATCTCTGACTCGCACCATCATTGGGCAGACCTAGCGCTATTCGGCGCTGCGGCCGATGCCGCGCGGAGCGCATTGCAGCGCGCCACCGACACGCTGTTAGAACCCGCGCAGCAGATGAGCTTGGCCGCGCGGATCCTGAGCCTCTATGCGCCGCTGCAGGAGAGAATTGAACAGCTGCGCGCACGCGCCCTGCAGCTCGCTGCAATCCCTGCATTTGCTGAGCCCGCCAGCGTGGCGCTTGGGCAGTTGGATGCCTTGGCCGATGTCCTAGATTGGGCCTGCGCCCGCCAACTGAACGCCTTGTGCACTCCGGAGATGGCCCAGCCACCGAGCCGCTTGGAGGATTTCAGCGACCTAACCTTGGCTGAGCTGCACGCGGTCCAGCTGACCATGGCCAGCGAAGAGGTCCGCTCTTTGGTGGCGGCAAATCCGGATATCACCCTGCTGGAGGCCAGCCCCGGGCGGCTGGTAGCGCTCGTGGACCCCGAAGGTATCGGCACTCAGGCCGCGCAGGTGAGCACGTTTGTGGGCGGGGTAGGTTCTTCTGATGCAGCGAGCTGGCCCACCGCCGTGGAGCGCGCCCGCGCCATCGCGCGCGCCACTAGTGGGCCCACGGTGGCGTGGATTGGATACTCCGCCCCGTCCTCGTTGGCCCGCGCGGCACACGAGGACCCGGCGCGCCGCGGTGCTACTGAGCTGGGCCGCTTTCAGCGCGCTTTGCGGCAGCGTTTTCCGCACGCGCAGCACATCCTCCTGGGTTATTCCTATGGCTCCGTGGTGGTGGGCAAGGCCGCACAGCAGGACTATGTTGCGGATGACATCGTGCTCGTCGGCAGCCCGGGCGCTTCCGTGGGCGCCGCCTCGCAACTGCACGGCCGGGTCTGGAGTGCGCGCAACACCGAGGATCCCATCGCGGTTGCCACTGGTCCGCGTGGCGGAATCCACGGCCCCGATCCCTCCTCCTCTGCCTTCGGCGCGACCCCTCTGCCAGGTGCTAGCGGGCTTCCGGGCGATCATGGCTCCTATTGGAAAGACCCCGCATTTCTGCGGGGTCTGGGCATCATTGCGCAACGTTTCTAGCAGGCATCACGCCAGGGTTTTTGCTTGCGGCTTAGAAGAGACCAGCCTGCTCCTCGGAGTAGGACACCAGCATGTTCTTCGTCTCCTGGTAGTGGGACAGCATCATGAGGTGGTTCTCGCGTCCGATGCCAGACTCCTTGTAGCCACCGAAGGCGCTGTGCGCTGGATAGACGTGGTAGTGATTCACCCACACGCGGCCGGCCTGGATTTCGCGCCCGGCGCGGTAGCAGGTGTTCTGGTGACGCGACCACACGCCAGCACCCAGGCCGAAGTTGGTGTCATTCGCAATCTGGATGGCTTCCTCGAAGTCCTTGAACGTGGCCACAGACAACACCGGGCCGAAGATCTCCTCGCGGAAGATACGCATATCATTGGTGCCGCGGAAGACGGTCGGCTCAATGTAGTAGCCGTTTTCCAGTCCCTCCACCTTGTTCACATGGCCACCGACGAGGGTTTCTGCGCCCTCCTTCGGCCCCACCTCCAGGTATTCGGTAATCTTGTCCATCTGCTCCTGGGAGGCCTGCGCACCCATCATCGTTTCGGTATCGAGCGGGTGGCCGATCTTGATCTTCTTCACGCGCTCCACTGCCATCTCCAGGAATTTATCCGCGATGTCCTCGTGGATCAGCGCGCGCGACGGGCAGGTGCACACCTCACCCTGGTTGAGCGCGAACATGACGAAGCCCTCCACGCACTTCTCCAGGTATGTATCGTCCTTATCCATGATGTCCGCGAAGAAGATGGACGGGGACTTGCCGCCAAGCTCCAGGGTGACGGGGATGACCTTATCCGCGGCGGCCTTGTTAATAATCTTGCCCACCGGGGTGGAACCGGTAAACGCAATTTTGGCAATGCGATCCGAGGTGGACAACGCCACGCCCGCTTCCTCACCGACACCGTTGACGATGTTGAGTACGCCCTTCGGCAGGAGGTCCTCGATAATCTCAATGAGCAGCAGAATCGAGGCCGGGGTTTGCTCAGCCGGCTTCATCACGATGGTGTTACCTGCGGCCAACGCCGGGGCGATCTTCCACGCCGCCATAAGCAGCGGGAAGTTCCACGGGATGATCTGGCCCACCACGCCCAGCGGCTCGTGAAAGTGGTAAGCCACGGTGTCCTGGTCAATCTGGGAGAGGCGGCCCTCTTGGGCGCGGATGGCGCCGGCGAAGTAGCGGAAGTGATCAACGGCTAGCGGGATATCAGCGGCGAGGGTCTCGCGTACGGCCTTGCCGTTCTCCCAGGTTTCCGCGACGGCGATCTTTTCCAGGTTTTCCTCGATGCGGTCCGCGATGCGGTGCAGCAGAAGTGCGCGCTCGGCCGGGGTGGTCTTGCCGAAGGTCTCGAAGGCTTTCTCAGCGGCGTCGATGGCCAGGTTGATGTCTGCTTCCTTGCCGCGGGCCACTTGGCAGAAGACCTCACCGGTCACCGGGGTGATGTTGTCCATGTATTCGCCATCGACCGGCGGAACCCACTCGCCGCCGATGTAGTTGTCGTAGCGCTCACGGAAGTTGACGATGGCATCAGGGGTTCCGGGGTTTGCATACAGAGTCATGTGCCTACTGCCTTTCTAGTGGGTTCAGTTTCCTCACGGCGGCCGCCCGCACAAAGCTTCAGAACAGTGATGGGCGACACAACGTTGAATGCGAGTGTAGCGATAAGTTTTGCCAATCTCACGTTTTCAAAGAGGAAAGCTTTTGGGTTTGTTACCCAAAGGCTCCCGAACTTACTGCCCTAACTGCCCTCGTTGCCAAAGTTTGGCGGTCCAGAGCAGGCGAGCAAGAACTTTGGCAACACGGGCACTTGTTAAACAAAGAGCATGAAGACTCCGGCCGAGCAGGCTGTAGATGGGCCCAAAACAGAAGAACCCCTCCGCGAAGGAAGGGAAACTTCTAGCTGTCACGGCGTCGATTACGACGCGGCGTCCACATCACCACGGAGGTCGAGCGCGGTACGTGGACCAGCTCACCACGTGACGGGCGGCCCTGGCTGCGCAGGCGCTCTACTTCTGCCTGCAATTCGTCGCGCTCGGCGGCGAGGCGGTCACGCTCCGCAGTTAGCTCGATGATGGATTTAATACCGGCCAGATTCACGCCATCGTCCTGCGAGAGCGTCTGAATCTTGCGCAGGAGCTCGATGTCGCTCTCCGAATAACGGCGCCCACCCCCGGAGGTGCGGGCTGGGGAAACCAGCCCCATCCGGTCATACGTGCGCAGAGTTTGAGCATGCATGCCGGACAGTTCCGCGGCCACGGAGATGACATACATCGCCTTGGGCTGCGCCGTATCACTTCGGTTTGTTCTGTCCTTGCTCATCTCACACCTCCTTTAGCGCGCTACCGTGTTACCGGCCCAGCCGGCACGCGGATCAAAGCCGGAGTCCTTCTCCGCCTGGGCGTAACTGCGCAGCGCCGAGGAGGCCGCCGCATCCAGCGTGGAGGGCACGGTGACCTGCACGGTCACCATGAGGTCACCGGCCTTGCCGCCGCGCTTAGCCACGCCGCGCCCCTTCACGCGTAGAGTGCGGCCATCGGGCGTGCCCGCCGGCACCTTCACACGCACGGGCGAATCGAGGGTCGGCACCGTAATGGTGTCGCCCAAGGCCAGCTCCGCAAAGGACACCGGGACAGTGACGTGCAGGTCATCGCCTTCCCGGGTGAAAACCTTGTCAGGCTTTACCGTAACCGCCACAAAGAGGTCACCGGAGGGCGTGCCATTCGGGCCGGCTTCGCCTTGCCCGGCAAGGCGCACCTTCTGACCATCGATCACTCCAGCGGGGATACGCACCGTGATAGAGCGAGTGCGGTGCACCGTTCCGGACCCAGAACAATCCGGGCACGGATCCTCGGCGCGCTGGCCAGTGCCATCGCAGTCAGCACACGGCGCCGAGAAGCCGAAGGTACCGCGCTGCTCAGAGGTAAACCCGGTGCCGTCGCACGTCGAGCACGTCGTCAGCTTCCCGCTCTTCGAACCGGAGCCGTGACACGTGGTGCAAGGAGCTTCGCCACTGAGCTGCAAAGGAATGGTCGTTCCCTTCGCTGCCTCGCGGAAGTCGAGGGTTATTTGCGTTTCGACGTCGGCCCCCCGCGACGGCCGAGCTGCG
Protein-coding regions in this window:
- the dnaJ gene encoding molecular chaperone DnaJ, which translates into the protein MNAKPEWADKDYYADLGVSSSATAEEIKQAYRKLARKNHPDANPDNPAAAEKFKQVAEAYDVLSDKATRKDYDQFKAMMRGGGFGRRGGAGFPGGFRSTHMGGPGAQEFDLSDIFGGSARGASQGGGLGDIFGGVFNRGGGAGHAARPSRGADVETQITLDFREAAKGTTIPLQLSGEAPCTTCHGSGSKSGKLTTCSTCDGTGFTSEQRGTFGFSAPCADCDGTGQRAEDPCPDCSGSGTVHRTRSITVRIPAGVIDGQKVRLAGQGEAGPNGTPSGDLFVAVTVKPDKVFTREGDDLHVTVPVSFAELALGDTITVPTLDSPVRVKVPAGTPDGRTLRVKGRGVAKRGGKAGDLMVTVQVTVPSTLDAAASSALRSYAQAEKDSGFDPRAGWAGNTVAR
- a CDS encoding TetR/AcrR family transcriptional regulator, with the protein product MHILYEGSPREVILESALHIGAAEGDEAITMESVAKLAELPVAEVRAEFPDREAIVHALPDYVTDRKVKFLEETLDAALGYADLFTKLTTFTEAYYEYAEREPELFRYLFEKKAYVSEDEWRALLQGNLSHNRTLDLIYENISLIAAEEKLKVGSDVCFQTVARLSAATLATVHGMAHLSVLGVLRHQHSVVRRFNLREVCKALIGTLFKAAEFLEIPDVRSPMQEYRALLAGFVPDRDISLDISAIEDVQELSTERARMAVKERAIQLAAREGLQCVTIENVAEYFGVSDVFVASLVDNDFVLRESVEWETDRELEAHSLYLLERLPEGASAVDKLLCVAVAYFHYAVTFPERYSACIAAASGSVVPLSEDGEEQTQMGESFALLMRFAREALREAGYAPEDRLVYIKNLTLWAGADGMCHLASMGEFRDIDLEQKWSLYCFVTAVVLASFSYDLPEEQPQASQSA
- a CDS encoding carbon-nitrogen hydrolase family protein — its product is MKVAAVQLTSTGNVEENLAVALDKIREAADNGAQLIVLPEATTQSFDSGRLDTNAEGLDGPTATAVRALAEELGVYVVLGMFAPADTVQRGEKTINRVANVALIAGPGVLGGYEKIHTYDAFKYKESDTVRPGESLVAFDAGDLTVGVATCYDIRFPEQFKELARQGAQLIVVPTSWADGPGKLEQWRLLSAARALDSTAYILAAGQARPGGETKAGEASGPTGIGHSVLVGPDGTRLAEAGYEPEILYGEVDPDAVAKVRESLPVLDS
- a CDS encoding aldehyde dehydrogenase family protein translates to MTLYANPGTPDAIVNFRERYDNYIGGEWVPPVDGEYMDNITPVTGEVFCQVARGKEADINLAIDAAEKAFETFGKTTPAERALLLHRIADRIEENLEKIAVAETWENGKAVRETLAADIPLAVDHFRYFAGAIRAQEGRLSQIDQDTVAYHFHEPLGVVGQIIPWNFPLLMAAWKIAPALAAGNTIVMKPAEQTPASILLLIEIIEDLLPKGVLNIVNGVGEEAGVALSTSDRIAKIAFTGSTPVGKIINKAAADKVIPVTLELGGKSPSIFFADIMDKDDTYLEKCVEGFVMFALNQGEVCTCPSRALIHEDIADKFLEMAVERVKKIKIGHPLDTETMMGAQASQEQMDKITEYLEVGPKEGAETLVGGHVNKVEGLENGYYIEPTVFRGTNDMRIFREEIFGPVLSVATFKDFEEAIQIANDTNFGLGAGVWSRHQNTCYRAGREIQAGRVWVNHYHVYPAHSAFGGYKESGIGRENHLMMLSHYQETKNMLVSYSEEQAGLF
- a CDS encoding sodium/glutamate symporter translates to MEEFSAFTIMTDVGWISLLMVIGNVLRHQIKFVFQDLLLPAPITAGLLGLLLGPNVLGWIGFSDNLGDYTSLLIAVVFASMAFSMEMGGNMGKGARNMWGYSTMMFTGQWGLFIVLGLLLFKPTFDTPDWFGMMLPVGFTGGFGTAAAVGSALEGVGAEAASSLGFTSATVGTLAAIIGGIVAGNWGIRKGKVSHVPKQLPEELRRGYISRLEDRPSLGRATTNPSAIEPITLHVGFIALTVMTAYGINKGISSVWENVSIPLFAMSMVVGLLFRAVMNMVGAKDYLDKDTVSSVSGAATDYLIAFGVAAIVPAAVAAYWQALLLLFVLGTIYCIFFLMWFPAEFFGERWIERGIFGWGWATATVATGIAILKIVDPKLKSGTLSEYGMAYIGFGPFEISWTIIAPLAVMYGFTAGFGWISLGIAVVIYLVFKFTGMMPPRGTIFKEGIGHVGSEK
- a CDS encoding alpha/beta hydrolase, whose protein sequence is MSASAALRAEAERMENSASELEVYISDSHHHWADLALFGAAADAARSALQRATDTLLEPAQQMSLAARILSLYAPLQERIEQLRARALQLAAIPAFAEPASVALGQLDALADVLDWACARQLNALCTPEMAQPPSRLEDFSDLTLAELHAVQLTMASEEVRSLVAANPDITLLEASPGRLVALVDPEGIGTQAAQVSTFVGGVGSSDAASWPTAVERARAIARATSGPTVAWIGYSAPSSLARAAHEDPARRGATELGRFQRALRQRFPHAQHILLGYSYGSVVVGKAAQQDYVADDIVLVGSPGASVGAASQLHGRVWSARNTEDPIAVATGPRGGIHGPDPSSSAFGATPLPGASGLPGDHGSYWKDPAFLRGLGIIAQRF
- a CDS encoding FAD-binding oxidoreductase, whose amino-acid sequence is MRELGEHLRKHAEDYRDAVHGHFFATVAESRQVFALSMKDTHPSMAPALAWVLENMEDGEVRGDVAKRLARMGRDHRRHGFPPEIYPKFETSLVHGLQVLGLTPYQYDVATRTISHVCSIMRSAAQEADVAGLPPAHSAQVVAVEKPNRNTAVVRLESGMALDYRAGQHVPVTSQLTPGTWRPLTPAAPADDSGQLIFHLALAGEASSMLAKAQPGDWWTLGMPAGEPPQLDSDTTLISFGTGWAGARALLLDALENTLPSGLQVYAVAPSPGEHYDTEFQANLQALLPELKLRHIVREGQDPWLLGAQPAAHGFMPVVANEPMEPVLAEGTDRRFVLIGPADRVELARAALLAGGVAEEAITTDSWQRGHEWAASAAELDGWGDDWEAWAAWKKSQWA
- a CDS encoding heat shock protein transcriptional repressor HspR, which gives rise to MSKDRTNRSDTAQPKAMYVISVAAELSGMHAQTLRTYDRMGLVSPARTSGGGRRYSESDIELLRKIQTLSQDDGVNLAGIKSIIELTAERDRLAAERDELQAEVERLRSQGRPSRGELVHVPRSTSVVMWTPRRNRRRDS